TCGAGTAAGAAGTCGCGACCGGCGTTACATGTCGGGGAACGCGCGCGCGGCGGCCCCGAGTCCGGCAACGTCGTTGATCCAGCGAGCGGCGACGGTCTTCTTCAGGAGTTCGGCCGGCAGGCCGCCGAACGTCTCGACGACCTCGTTGACGCCCACGACGTTGTGGGCGACGGCGTCGTCACCGACTGAGATGAGCGTCCCCTTGTCCTCGTGTTGCCAGGTTTCGAGCGGCTGGCCGCGGGCGGTGCGCGCGAGGTTCAGACCGGCGACCTCTGCGGCCTGCCACGCCGCCTGTGCGGTCGGCGGGGCCGGATTCTCCTCGCCCGGCTGGTCGATGAGCGCGGCGTCGCCGATGGCGAAGACGCGCTCGTCGCTCGTCGTGAAGTCGTGTTCGGAGTTGATGCGGTGGCTGCGCTCGTCCTGCTCCACGTCGACGGTCTGGGCGGCGTCCTGGCCGGTGATACCGCCGGTCCACAGGAGCACGTCGTAGTCGAGTTCGGTGTCGTCGCCGACGTAGACGGTCTCGTCGTCGACCTCGCCGATGAACTCGCCGGTGAGGATGTCGATGTCGGCGGCCTCAAGCAGCTTCGTCAGCTTCGCCTGCACGACCGGGTCGTTGTTCGGGAAGACGTTGTCCAGCCCCTCGACGAGCGAGATTTCGATGGGGGCGCGGTGGCGGTCGCGGAACTGTGCGATTTCGCCGGCCGACTGAATTCCCGACAGGCCGGCCCCGCCGACGACGACGTGTGCCGGGTCGTCGGTCGTGGCCTCGGCGGCGGCGTCTTTGACGGCGTCGTGGATTTCGAGGGCGTCGTCCAGACTCTTCAGGGTGAGCGAGTGCTCGCGCAGCCCGTCGATGCCGAAGAAGGCGGTCTGGGAGCCGAAGGCGACGAGCACGTAGTCGTAATCGACCGTCGAGCCGTCGGCGAGTTCGATGGTTCGCTCGTCGGTGTCGAGCGCGTCGACGCGCTCGTTGATGAACCGCGTCGAGGGAGCCTTCAGCGACTCGCAGTCGAAGGTGATCTTGTCGCGCACCGACGGGTCGCGGATGACGCGGTGAGACTCGTGGAGAACGAGGTGGTGGTCGACGTCAGAGATCCAGGTGAGGTCGGCCTCACCGTCGAGTTCCGCTTCGAGTCGTTTCACGGCACCAGTGCCGGCGTAACCAGAACCGAGTACGACGATATCGTCGGTCATATCACCGATAGGTGGCCATCAGATACAAAGTCTGCGGAATACGGCGACTATTTCACCGGCGTCTCGCCGTCTGCGGGCGCGCGCATCTCGTCGATGGTGAGGATGAGACTGTTGTTCGTGTCGTCTTTCCCGTCGAGCGTGCCGTCGATGCGGAGCTTCGAGAGCGGCGTCGGACCGACGACGATGGAGTCGCCCTCGTGGAAGTCGCTGATGGAGCCTTGCATCCGAATCTCGGCGCGACACAGCTCGGGGTGGTGGACGCTCGTCAGGTCAATCTCCTGAACGTTCGCCCCCTCGATGGCCTTGCCGTTGTGCTGGAACGGCACGTCGGCGGCCTGGTCCATCTCCTGGAGTTCGAGCGCGTCGAACGCGGTGCCAGTCGGCTTGTAGCCACCCTTCGGGCCGGGGACACCCTCGACCAGCTGGAGCGCCTTCAGACTCTGCATCTGGTTGCGAATCGTCCCGGGGTTCCGGTCGACCTCCTCGGCGATCGCTTCGCCCTTTACCGCGCTCTCGGTCTCGCGGTGGAGGTTGATGAGCGCCTCCAGAATCTTCTTCTGGGAGGGCGTGAGTTCGATTGATGACATTGCGTTCGGCTTGGGTAAGGCTCGGCATAAAGCCGGCGGTGGGCGGGTGGGGCGGCGTCGAGCGGGGACCGGCACGCACTTGGTTGCCGCGGACGGCTCGGGGAGTATGAAGGGACAACGCGTACTCGTGACCGGCGGCGCGGGCTTCATCGGCTCGAACCTCGCGAACCACCTCGCCGACGAGAACGACGTTACCGCGGTCGACGACCTGTATCTCGGGACGCCCGACAACCTCGACGACGGCGTGGAGTTCCACGACGCCTCGGTGCTCGACGACGACCTTCCGGCCGACGTGGACGTGCTG
This portion of the Halosegnis longus genome encodes:
- a CDS encoding NAD(P)/FAD-dependent oxidoreductase, whose protein sequence is MTDDIVVLGSGYAGTGAVKRLEAELDGEADLTWISDVDHHLVLHESHRVIRDPSVRDKITFDCESLKAPSTRFINERVDALDTDERTIELADGSTVDYDYVLVAFGSQTAFFGIDGLREHSLTLKSLDDALEIHDAVKDAAAEATTDDPAHVVVGGAGLSGIQSAGEIAQFRDRHRAPIEISLVEGLDNVFPNNDPVVQAKLTKLLEAADIDILTGEFIGEVDDETVYVGDDTELDYDVLLWTGGITGQDAAQTVDVEQDERSHRINSEHDFTTSDERVFAIGDAALIDQPGEENPAPPTAQAAWQAAEVAGLNLARTARGQPLETWQHEDKGTLISVGDDAVAHNVVGVNEVVETFGGLPAELLKKTVAARWINDVAGLGAAARAFPDM
- a CDS encoding Rrf2 family transcriptional regulator translates to MSSIELTPSQKKILEALINLHRETESAVKGEAIAEEVDRNPGTIRNQMQSLKALQLVEGVPGPKGGYKPTGTAFDALELQEMDQAADVPFQHNGKAIEGANVQEIDLTSVHHPELCRAEIRMQGSISDFHEGDSIVVGPTPLSKLRIDGTLDGKDDTNNSLILTIDEMRAPADGETPVK